One Nitrosarchaeum sp. DNA window includes the following coding sequences:
- a CDS encoding thiamine biosynthesis protein, protein MEDVSYVIVFPTVFSKNKIPQLIVNIKKILKIQNQEFKSVKRDGDIILVDANDPVFASSAINLLFGIQKIAIARQIKNDFQNIVSEITSVGGNLLLKGEKFLVRVEGATKGFFPKDIEIAATSSIIEKKSNMGARPGTDENFDKLLYTYLTKNYAYVCIFSDNGQGGIPSQNKNTICCVYDEISAISCFETIKQGYDSKIIICYRQKSELMNLAKIINQLIPRLVKQEIQLEFFHLKINQIGIKNYLIFVNSILEIMLHEGRSNKLSHVSLALSPLIFSTKFIDYSMKHVFQNDMIPIIPLSGVDSKLFEEAKEIGLEKQIPKLEKLFMINSDEMPKFSSKDVDFAIKTKKSVTVRIGPNNVHDILDALE, encoded by the coding sequence ATGGAAGATGTTTCTTATGTGATAGTTTTTCCAACTGTATTTTCAAAAAATAAAATTCCACAGTTAATTGTAAATATTAAAAAAATTCTAAAAATTCAAAATCAGGAATTTAAATCAGTAAAACGCGATGGAGATATTATTTTAGTGGATGCAAATGATCCTGTATTTGCTTCGTCTGCTATCAACTTACTTTTTGGTATTCAAAAAATAGCAATTGCAAGACAAATAAAAAATGATTTTCAAAACATAGTCTCAGAAATTACATCAGTAGGTGGGAATTTACTCTTAAAAGGTGAAAAATTTCTTGTCAGAGTTGAAGGAGCAACAAAGGGATTTTTTCCAAAAGATATTGAAATTGCAGCTACATCAAGCATTATAGAAAAAAAATCAAACATGGGTGCTCGTCCTGGAACAGATGAAAATTTCGATAAGTTACTTTACACATATCTAACAAAAAATTATGCATATGTCTGTATTTTTTCAGATAATGGACAAGGAGGTATACCATCACAAAATAAAAATACCATATGTTGCGTATATGATGAAATTTCTGCAATTTCTTGTTTTGAAACAATAAAGCAGGGATATGATTCAAAAATAATTATCTGCTATAGACAAAAATCAGAATTGATGAATTTAGCTAAAATAATTAATCAATTAATCCCAAGACTTGTAAAGCAAGAAATTCAGTTAGAATTCTTTCATTTAAAGATAAATCAGATCGGAATTAAAAATTATCTTATCTTTGTTAATTCAATTTTAGAAATTATGCTTCATGAAGGAAGATCAAATAAACTAAGTCATGTATCTCTTGCATTGTCTCCATTAATTTTTTCTACAAAATTTATTGATTATTCAATGAAACATGTATTTCAAAATGATATGATTCCAATAATTCCATTAAGTGGAGTTGATTCAAAACTTTTTGAAGAAGCAAAAGAGATTGGACTAGAAAAACAAATTCCAAAATTGGAAAAATTATTTATGATTAATTCTGATGAAATGCCCAAGTTTTCAAGCAAAGACGTTGATTTTGCTATAAAAACAAAGAAAAGTGTGACAGTTAGGATTGGACCAAATAATGTGCATGATATACTTGACGCATTAGAATAA
- a CDS encoding glycosyltransferase yields the protein MLKIGQFIYPWGSGHYSRMMRLNEVLTDHIKEEFEVHFSSKDHVYQKLLEKFPNQKDQIHEILMPTPIDGKLGPSILLSMLNFLLPVSKNPPLVKQVTSYLIQERKLYDKEKFDLVINDGDMGSNIIAKNRKVSSLFITNQFRPKLYKSRSYFYPAVNYISKQIGKASKIIVADSPPPYTLCEYNLNFTKEIKDKVSYVGHFTNGKNIERKTTSDFERLIEDTEFGYWMRTGNKSTNDGTGKRYEQVFHQNEMKNEKRIISHARNDPKIDYVLGKDGKRYTISDALDKKIDWIQIDIGFLTEQQKETVLSLTKYAVVNGSHTVMGEILGGKAKPIIGIPVYDEHTNNIKWADDKKLGVLAVKTKQVIEAISKIKNNYTKFEENLADFSKNFVPNGAENTAIITAEILEEKK from the coding sequence GTGCTAAAAATAGGTCAATTTATCTATCCTTGGGGAAGTGGACACTATTCTCGAATGATGAGGCTAAATGAAGTATTAACAGATCATATCAAAGAGGAATTTGAAGTTCATTTTTCAAGTAAAGATCATGTCTATCAAAAGTTATTAGAAAAATTTCCAAATCAAAAAGATCAAATTCATGAGATTTTAATGCCAACTCCAATTGACGGAAAGCTAGGACCAAGTATCTTATTATCAATGCTAAATTTTTTACTACCTGTTTCAAAAAATCCTCCCCTTGTAAAACAAGTTACAAGTTATTTGATACAGGAAAGAAAGTTGTATGATAAAGAAAAATTTGATCTGGTAATTAATGATGGAGATATGGGTTCAAATATCATTGCAAAAAATCGTAAAGTATCAAGTTTATTTATTACAAATCAATTTAGACCAAAATTGTATAAATCAAGATCTTATTTTTATCCAGCTGTAAATTACATTTCAAAACAAATTGGAAAAGCTTCCAAAATTATTGTTGCAGATTCCCCACCTCCATATACCTTATGTGAATATAATCTAAATTTTACAAAAGAAATTAAAGATAAAGTATCATATGTAGGTCATTTCACAAACGGTAAAAATATCGAGAGAAAAACAACATCTGATTTTGAGAGATTGATTGAAGATACAGAATTTGGATATTGGATGCGAACAGGAAATAAATCAACTAATGATGGAACAGGTAAAAGATATGAACAGGTATTTCATCAAAATGAAATGAAAAATGAAAAAAGGATAATCTCTCATGCAAGAAATGATCCAAAAATTGATTATGTTTTAGGAAAGGACGGAAAAAGATACACGATATCTGATGCTTTGGATAAAAAAATCGATTGGATTCAAATAGATATAGGTTTTCTAACCGAACAACAAAAAGAAACAGTTTTGAGTTTAACTAAATATGCTGTAGTAAATGGTTCTCATACTGTAATGGGTGAGATTCTTGGAGGAAAGGCAAAACCAATTATCGGCATTCCAGTTTATGATGAGCATACAAACAACATTAAATGGGCAGATGATAAAAAATTAGGAGTATTAGCAGTTAAGACAAAGCAAGTAATTGAGGCTATTTCAAAAATTAAAAATAATTATACTAAATTTGAAGAAAATTTAGCTGATTTTTCCAAGAATTTTGTTCCTAATGGAGCTGAAAATACAGCAATAATAACGGCTGAAATTCTAGAAGAAAAGAAATAA
- a CDS encoding SDR family NAD(P)-dependent oxidoreductase, with product MDFKDKVVLITGASSGIGRETAIQFAKKGSNVILIARRKQKLEELANDLKKFNISTLVCECDVSDKSQVEKTSKLVLEKYGSIDILVNNAGFAIYGSFSDLSTEEIESQMATNYFGMIYCIKNFLPLMLKKKSGHIVNVASVAASFGLPGIVSYCASKFAMLGFSEGLKHELKGTGVGITVVSPIMVRTSFFDHPSFQHMPKYSPTSLSDKTIAKTILRAANSPRLEIIVPSVVRGAVWMKNTFPYLINPILGMAFKKQLDAKKN from the coding sequence ATGGATTTCAAAGACAAAGTTGTACTAATCACTGGTGCATCATCTGGAATCGGTAGGGAAACTGCTATTCAATTTGCTAAAAAAGGTTCTAATGTAATTTTGATTGCAAGAAGAAAACAAAAATTAGAAGAATTAGCAAATGATTTAAAAAAATTTAATATATCCACACTTGTTTGCGAATGTGACGTATCAGATAAATCACAAGTAGAAAAAACTTCAAAACTTGTTTTAGAAAAATATGGGTCTATTGATATTTTGGTAAATAATGCAGGTTTTGCAATTTATGGTTCTTTTTCTGATTTATCAACTGAAGAAATTGAATCTCAAATGGCAACAAATTATTTTGGAATGATTTATTGTATCAAAAACTTTCTTCCATTAATGCTCAAAAAAAAATCGGGGCATATTGTTAATGTAGCTTCTGTTGCAGCAAGTTTTGGTTTACCAGGAATTGTATCTTACTGCGCATCAAAGTTTGCCATGTTAGGTTTTTCAGAAGGTTTGAAACATGAATTGAAAGGAACTGGTGTTGGAATAACTGTTGTAAGTCCAATCATGGTTAGAACTAGCTTTTTTGATCATCCATCTTTTCAACATATGCCAAAATATTCCCCAACATCGCTTAGTGACAAAACAATTGCAAAAACAATCTTAAGAGCTGCAAATTCACCACGACTAGAAATTATTGTTCCTTCAGTAGTTCGCGGTGCTGTCTGGATGAAAAACACGTTTCCTTATTTGATAAATCCGATATTAGGTATGGCTTTTAAAAAACAATTAGATGCTAAAAAAAACTAA
- a CDS encoding DUF5615 family PIN-like protein encodes MKYLFDENCSPTDKFLDAHPGCMNVKYRLGQGAKDETILQQADKNEFVIVTRDIEFALDALIDGFYVIYRDVDKQKTSFLKTTGFDDSIVSDFNKFDIKL; translated from the coding sequence ATGAAATATCTTTTTGATGAAAACTGCTCTCCTACAGATAAGTTTCTAGATGCACATCCGGGATGCATGAATGTAAAGTATCGACTTGGACAGGGAGCAAAAGATGAAACCATTCTTCAACAGGCAGACAAGAATGAATTTGTGATAGTAACAAGAGATATCGAGTTTGCACTTGATGCGCTAATTGATGGGTTTTATGTGATATATCGCGATGTTGATAAACAAAAAACTTCTTTTCTTAAAACAACAGGATTTGATGATAGCATAGTTTCTGATTTTAACAAATTCGATATAAAATTATAA
- a CDS encoding HIT domain-containing protein, whose translation MNYSELEKFIKKMKMQHIYQPVMIKTLIQSNGKATPEKIAKAFLAKDQSQIDYYTMITKIMPGKVLRKHKIVDYKGDNFVMDISNFTDSQKENITRLCDEEIKKYEDRFGKNIWIHRARDSRIISGNIRYKVLSNAKYKCELCGIDAKEKALDIDHIVPINKGGPNVIENMQALCYTCNSQKRDTDSTDFRLWKGMYENRDSNCALCKLEKLSKIENTLAFAVKDKYPVTELHHLIVPKRHVQSFFDLGTSEHKACMNLLHKLQEEIKKKDSTVTGFNIGINDSSDAGQTVPHCHIHLIPRRKGDVENPVGGVRNVIPGKGNYLKH comes from the coding sequence TTGAACTATTCGGAACTCGAGAAATTTATTAAAAAAATGAAGATGCAGCACATCTACCAGCCGGTAATGATAAAGACCCTGATCCAGTCAAACGGAAAGGCGACACCTGAAAAGATTGCCAAGGCATTTCTTGCAAAAGACCAGAGCCAGATCGACTACTATACCATGATCACAAAGATAATGCCAGGCAAGGTCTTGCGGAAACACAAGATCGTAGATTACAAAGGCGATAACTTTGTCATGGACATCTCAAACTTTACGGACTCGCAGAAAGAAAACATCACCAGACTTTGTGACGAAGAGATAAAAAAATACGAAGACAGGTTTGGAAAAAACATCTGGATACACCGTGCAAGAGATTCCAGAATAATTTCAGGCAACATCAGGTACAAGGTTCTCAGCAATGCAAAATACAAATGCGAGCTGTGCGGGATAGACGCAAAAGAAAAGGCTCTGGACATTGATCACATTGTTCCGATAAACAAGGGAGGTCCAAACGTAATTGAGAACATGCAGGCTTTATGCTATACATGCAATTCACAGAAAAGAGACACAGACAGCACAGACTTCAGACTGTGGAAAGGAATGTATGAGAACAGAGACAGCAATTGCGCCTTGTGCAAACTAGAAAAATTATCGAAAATAGAAAACACACTTGCATTTGCAGTCAAGGACAAGTATCCTGTAACTGAACTGCATCACCTAATTGTTCCAAAGAGGCATGTGCAATCTTTTTTTGATCTTGGCACATCGGAACACAAAGCATGCATGAACCTGCTGCACAAACTGCAAGAAGAGATCAAGAAAAAAGATTCAACGGTAACAGGATTCAATATTGGAATTAATGATTCAAGCGATGCAGGACAGACAGTTCCTCACTGCCACATTCACCTGATACCTAGAAGAAAAGGAGACGTTGAGAACCCTGTTGGAGGAGTTAGGAATGTCATTCCTGGAAAAGGTAATTATCTTAAGCATTAG
- a CDS encoding DUF4268 domain-containing protein codes for MANIGKITRISVRDEFPDEARNFTPWLKENLHHIGEKLDLNFLDAQTEVSVGRYSCDILAHDSDERRIVIENQFGNADHDHLGKILTYAAGLEADILIWIAEDFLPEHIAALNWLNSIASEEDSPSFFALKINLIKIDDSNPALEVNPIVRPDQWTRQEKVARISREKSDKAKKYNEFWTHFIPYFDSVKPGFKNRTPPYDSWINFPSAKPGLQFTFYFWKGKYPTISLGIVGGTKDENKKTFEKLQTHQSELNSKFPELDWYDNPGNKSKSIEYYIDKEYDFSEENRKDVMEWFSKNMQAFESTFNPIIQNL; via the coding sequence TTGGCCAACATTGGAAAAATTACAAGAATATCAGTAAGGGACGAATTCCCAGACGAAGCACGTAATTTTACCCCTTGGTTGAAGGAAAATCTTCATCACATAGGGGAAAAACTGGATTTGAATTTTCTAGATGCACAAACAGAAGTGTCTGTAGGTCGTTACTCTTGTGATATTTTGGCACATGATTCTGACGAAAGAAGGATAGTAATTGAGAATCAATTCGGAAACGCAGATCATGATCATCTAGGAAAAATCTTAACATATGCAGCAGGACTAGAAGCAGATATTTTAATCTGGATTGCTGAAGATTTCCTTCCAGAACATATTGCAGCACTAAACTGGCTTAACAGCATTGCATCAGAAGAAGACAGTCCGTCATTTTTTGCACTAAAAATTAATCTAATCAAAATCGATGACTCGAATCCCGCCTTAGAAGTGAATCCCATTGTTCGTCCTGATCAATGGACAAGACAAGAAAAGGTAGCTAGAATCTCAAGAGAGAAATCAGACAAAGCCAAAAAATACAATGAATTTTGGACTCACTTCATTCCGTATTTTGATTCAGTAAAACCGGGATTCAAAAATAGAACTCCTCCTTATGACAGCTGGATAAATTTTCCTTCAGCAAAGCCGGGATTACAGTTTACATTCTATTTTTGGAAAGGAAAGTATCCGACAATATCATTAGGAATTGTGGGTGGAACAAAAGATGAAAACAAAAAAACATTTGAGAAACTGCAGACACACCAATCAGAACTAAATTCAAAATTTCCTGAACTTGATTGGTATGATAATCCCGGAAACAAATCCAAATCGATTGAGTATTACATAGATAAAGAGTATGATTTTTCTGAAGAGAATCGAAAAGATGTAATGGAATGGTTTAGCAAAAACATGCAGGCTTTTGAAAGCACCTTTAATCCAATAATACAAAACCTATAA
- a CDS encoding AbrB/MazE/SpoVT family DNA-binding domain-containing protein — translation MAKKEILGMTTITYKYQVTIPKKLREKHRLEEGDTIIFVEEDGKVFLKKSTDVS, via the coding sequence ATGGCAAAAAAAGAGATCCTTGGAATGACCACCATTACATACAAGTACCAGGTGACCATTCCAAAGAAGCTGAGGGAGAAGCATCGTCTTGAAGAGGGTGATACAATAATCTTTGTCGAGGAAGACGGCAAAGTGTTTCTGAAGAAAAGCACTGACGTGTCATAG
- a CDS encoding HFX_2341 family transcriptional regulator domain-containing protein — MSNLSKLRVHIVPLGFEIDRILLPAKQMKADKIWLVRHNDPGQDKAKIYSDAILKDLKKNKIQVEFAEADRNNVFNILKIVKEIFEQEKENDIYVNVSSGSKIQAIACMMACMIFKECNVTPYYAEPESYPSTQGRQQSAGLKSIRSLPKYEIQKPRQDLIDALKIIKSHDGKITKKEMALLAEEAKIITIGAKDENQSQARFASLDKNIIQPLQDQWKFIHVEKIGRNRWIKITQEGIDASEFLI, encoded by the coding sequence ATGAGTAATTTATCAAAATTGCGCGTGCACATTGTCCCTTTAGGCTTTGAAATAGACAGAATTCTATTACCGGCAAAGCAAATGAAGGCAGATAAAATTTGGCTTGTCAGACACAATGATCCTGGTCAGGACAAAGCAAAGATCTATTCTGATGCAATCCTAAAGGATTTGAAGAAAAACAAGATTCAAGTAGAATTTGCAGAGGCGGATAGAAACAATGTTTTTAATATATTAAAAATTGTTAAAGAAATTTTTGAACAGGAAAAAGAAAACGATATTTATGTTAATGTTTCATCAGGTTCAAAAATTCAAGCAATAGCATGCATGATGGCCTGCATGATTTTCAAAGAATGTAATGTAACGCCATATTATGCTGAACCTGAAAGCTATCCATCAACTCAAGGCAGACAACAATCAGCAGGTCTGAAAAGTATTAGATCATTGCCAAAATACGAAATACAGAAGCCAAGGCAAGACTTGATTGATGCCTTGAAAATTATAAAATCTCATGACGGAAAGATTACAAAAAAAGAAATGGCGCTGTTAGCTGAAGAGGCGAAAATAATTACAATTGGAGCAAAAGATGAGAATCAGTCCCAAGCTAGATTTGCAAGTCTGGATAAAAATATTATTCAACCTCTGCAGGATCAGTGGAAGTTTATCCATGTTGAAAAAATTGGACGCAATAGATGGATAAAAATTACTCAGGAAGGAATAGATGCATCAGAATTCTTAATCTAG
- a CDS encoding ATP-dependent helicase yields the protein MKFDKEKLLAIEHTGSPLLVTAGPGSGKTRVITERIKFLMKSGLKPSEILCLTFSEKAAQDLKERLENDDDIKEKIDISEMRISTYHSFCRDLLMDNTTSTGLGMRGGILDRPVFLVWGVQNIDKFGFDDHIEIGNNAADLVEKMIDGISVFTDELVTPDELEKYVKSKLDDPGTMKDVEEAEYIHMLDNLVKMYREYVKFKKENDIMDFDDLIVETNNLLGNKSKPHALNLAQQQYKHILIDEFQDNNFAQFSVVKKLAKDGNVTAVGDADQNIYRFQGAYTQIFEDFKKSFPDYTEVQLVKNWRNPQHVINLSNQLLEQDKFRAPKKIVPTKDDKQMVKVIECTSEYAQAEFIKNKIHELIKKSGYKFSDFAILSRKQKDGLNVAQILASDGIPVKYIGKSEIRNSVNAKVLFSFLRIIANPMKSMTSITRILQEYGISEQNISKINHEATIRARSKTDGDYTFDVLCDLDVKDLTQKKEIAEIFSMIQEFINIAKNLSPSQTIYQIIRNKTDIYKKIANDDSIENFIERSILNDILSSAYDFEKINSQAGIKEFLDFAEELDKFDIETKRDALDSDSVQVSTIHKSKGLEYKTVFIIDVATYKIPLKYTEKPFFVPRELSKGVFPSADPKEEFLREERRVLYVGMTRTIENLFLMYPTQYEDRSKANKASKFLVALKPEKNNDVDFIKYDANASSEISTTFDAVEILKNEQINSVIKNLHSEQYESAIQKILDLAKIRFFQKKHTVDGFSFDKFLEQSPSEELESRLLGTQPERLGFSKKNLSFSKFETYEKCPKQFWYQYVLNALPENQEAAPLYKGSTFHKIVEDSAKRQKEGHTDDAKKLLDELESLWDPKQYLTSPIQKEQQDKKSLLPALEAYQKWSSSNPNEIVALELPFTIHIGGFPVNGVIDRIEKTSDGEYVIVDYKTGGKNKKVDAQNSAQLNLYSLALKENPDFGKYPVKAIFFYVEKPEGEQLFEYKVDPAKVDEIKNKLEEHVKSIQNKEFDAKPEMFTCKWCEYSDICDEAEK from the coding sequence ATGAAATTCGATAAAGAAAAACTATTAGCAATTGAACATACAGGCTCCCCTTTACTAGTAACCGCAGGTCCTGGAAGCGGCAAAACCAGAGTCATTACAGAGAGAATTAAATTTTTGATGAAATCAGGTCTAAAGCCATCAGAGATTCTATGTCTTACATTTTCAGAAAAAGCTGCACAAGATCTCAAAGAAAGACTGGAAAATGACGATGACATTAAAGAAAAAATTGACATCTCAGAGATGCGGATTAGTACCTATCATTCTTTTTGTAGAGATTTGTTGATGGATAACACAACTTCAACCGGATTGGGGATGCGAGGCGGAATTTTAGATCGTCCAGTGTTTCTGGTCTGGGGTGTTCAAAACATTGACAAGTTTGGATTTGATGATCATATCGAGATTGGAAACAACGCTGCAGATTTAGTTGAAAAAATGATTGACGGAATTAGCGTATTCACTGATGAGCTGGTCACACCAGACGAATTGGAAAAATATGTCAAATCAAAATTAGATGATCCTGGAACAATGAAGGATGTTGAGGAAGCAGAGTACATTCACATGCTGGACAATCTTGTAAAGATGTACAGAGAATATGTCAAATTCAAAAAAGAAAATGACATAATGGATTTTGATGATCTTATAGTAGAGACAAACAATTTACTTGGAAACAAAAGCAAGCCTCATGCCCTAAATCTAGCTCAACAACAATACAAGCACATTCTAATCGATGAATTTCAAGACAACAACTTTGCACAGTTTTCAGTTGTAAAAAAACTAGCCAAAGATGGAAACGTTACAGCAGTAGGCGATGCAGACCAAAACATTTACAGATTCCAGGGAGCATACACACAAATCTTTGAGGATTTTAAAAAATCATTTCCAGATTATACCGAAGTACAATTAGTAAAAAACTGGAGAAACCCGCAACACGTAATCAATCTCTCAAATCAACTGTTAGAGCAAGACAAATTCAGAGCACCAAAGAAAATCGTGCCTACAAAAGACGACAAACAGATGGTAAAAGTGATAGAATGCACATCAGAATATGCCCAGGCTGAGTTTATCAAAAATAAGATTCATGAGCTAATCAAAAAATCAGGCTACAAGTTTAGTGATTTTGCAATCTTGTCCAGAAAACAAAAAGATGGACTAAATGTCGCACAAATTCTAGCTTCAGATGGAATACCTGTAAAATACATTGGAAAATCAGAGATTCGAAACTCGGTCAATGCAAAGGTGTTGTTTTCATTTCTTCGCATCATTGCAAATCCAATGAAATCAATGACAAGTATCACCAGAATTTTACAAGAGTATGGAATTTCTGAGCAAAACATTTCCAAAATTAATCACGAAGCAACAATCAGAGCCCGAAGTAAAACCGATGGGGATTACACATTTGACGTGCTCTGTGATTTGGATGTAAAGGATCTGACTCAGAAAAAAGAGATTGCCGAAATTTTTTCAATGATTCAGGAATTTATCAACATTGCAAAAAATCTCTCGCCATCGCAAACTATCTATCAAATTATTAGAAACAAGACAGACATTTACAAAAAGATTGCAAACGATGACTCTATAGAAAATTTCATAGAGCGTTCAATTCTAAATGATATTCTGAGTAGCGCGTATGATTTTGAAAAGATAAATTCTCAAGCTGGAATCAAAGAATTTTTAGATTTTGCAGAAGAGCTTGACAAGTTTGACATTGAAACAAAACGTGATGCACTTGACTCTGATTCAGTTCAGGTATCTACAATTCATAAAAGCAAGGGACTAGAATACAAAACTGTATTTATCATAGATGTTGCAACATACAAAATTCCGCTAAAATATACAGAAAAACCGTTTTTTGTCCCACGCGAACTCTCAAAAGGCGTATTTCCTTCAGCCGATCCAAAAGAAGAATTCTTGAGAGAAGAAAGAAGAGTGCTTTATGTAGGCATGACTAGAACCATAGAAAACCTGTTTTTGATGTATCCTACACAATACGAGGATAGAAGCAAGGCAAACAAAGCATCAAAGTTTCTCGTTGCACTGAAGCCTGAAAAAAATAACGATGTAGATTTTATAAAATATGATGCAAATGCAAGCTCTGAGATTTCAACTACATTTGATGCAGTCGAGATTCTCAAAAATGAGCAGATCAATTCGGTAATCAAGAATTTACACAGTGAGCAATATGAGAGTGCAATTCAGAAAATTTTGGATTTAGCAAAGATTAGATTTTTCCAAAAAAAGCACACTGTAGATGGATTCTCTTTTGACAAATTTCTCGAGCAATCACCTAGTGAAGAATTAGAATCACGATTACTTGGAACTCAGCCAGAGAGACTAGGATTTTCAAAGAAAAATCTTTCATTTTCAAAATTCGAGACGTATGAGAAATGTCCAAAGCAATTTTGGTATCAATATGTACTAAATGCATTACCTGAGAATCAAGAGGCAGCCCCACTTTACAAAGGAAGCACATTTCACAAGATTGTTGAAGATTCAGCAAAAAGACAAAAAGAAGGACATACTGATGATGCTAAAAAATTATTAGACGAACTAGAATCATTATGGGATCCAAAGCAGTATCTAACAAGTCCAATTCAGAAAGAACAACAGGACAAAAAATCACTTTTGCCGGCATTAGAAGCATATCAAAAATGGTCTAGCTCAAATCCAAATGAGATAGTTGCACTGGAGCTACCATTTACTATCCATATTGGGGGATTTCCTGTAAACGGAGTGATAGACAGAATTGAAAAAACTTCAGACGGCGAATATGTAATAGTAGATTACAAAACAGGCGGAAAAAATAAGAAAGTCGATGCCCAAAACAGTGCCCAATTGAATCTGTATAGCCTCGCTTTAAAGGAAAATCCAGACTTTGGTAAGTATCCAGTCAAAGCAATATTTTTCTATGTTGAAAAGCCTGAAGGCGAGCAGTTGTTTGAGTATAAAGTAGATCCAGCTAAAGTTGACGAGATTAAAAATAAACTGGAAGAGCATGTCAAATCTATCCAAAACAAAGAGTTTGACGCAAAACCTGAGATGTTTACTTGCAAATGGTGCGAATATTCAGATATTTGTGATGAAGCTGAAAAGTAA
- a CDS encoding very short patch repair endonuclease, producing the protein MADIFTPEKRSWVMSRIRGTNTKIDIKMKKMLQENKIKFEMYPKMFGNPDFVIRKKKIIIFCDGDFWHGYKYHEKKRLPKKYWRDKIETNMRRDRRITRKLRRDGWSVLRFWEHDIEKKTNTCINRITRKILEK; encoded by the coding sequence ATGGCAGACATATTCACTCCTGAAAAAAGATCATGGGTCATGTCACGGATCAGGGGGACAAACACAAAGATCGATATCAAGATGAAAAAGATGCTGCAAGAAAACAAAATCAAATTTGAGATGTATCCCAAGATGTTTGGAAATCCTGACTTTGTAATTAGAAAAAAGAAAATCATAATCTTTTGTGACGGCGACTTTTGGCACGGCTACAAGTATCATGAGAAAAAAAGACTGCCAAAGAAATACTGGCGCGACAAGATCGAGACAAACATGAGACGAGACAGAAGAATTACAAGGAAACTGCGAAGAGATGGATGGTCCGTGCTTAGATTTTGGGAGCATGACATTGAGAAAAAAACCAACACATGCATCAACAGAATCACTAGAAAAATACTAGAAAAATGA